The following coding sequences are from one Salvia hispanica cultivar TCC Black 2014 chromosome 3, UniMelb_Shisp_WGS_1.0, whole genome shotgun sequence window:
- the LOC125213483 gene encoding RNA-binding protein Y14A-like — protein MANAEAEALDFEPEEDDLMDEDVGDGSPNRATAPRLKSAITGGGSAPKKTKGRGFRDEAAAEADRNARMSAPFDSLDSEGGPGPERSIEGWIILVTGVHEEAQEDDLQNAFGDFGEIKNLHLNLDRRTGFVKGYALIEFEKFEEAQRAISEMDGAELLTQIMNVDWAFSKGPFRRRNIRRRSPRGHRSRSPRRRF, from the exons ATGGCGAATGCGGAAGCGGAGGCCCTCGATTTCGAGCCGGAGGAGGACGATCTTATGGACGAGGACGTCGGCGACGGATCCCCCAACCGAGCCACCGCTCCTCGCCTGAAGTCTGCCATCACCGGCGGCGGCTCCGCTCCGAAGAAGACCAAGGGCCGTGGGTTTCGCGACGAGGCCGCTGCTGAAGCTGACCGCAATGCTCGCATGTCTGCCCCCTTCGATTCGCTCGATTCAGAAGGCGGCCCTGGCCCCGAACGAT CTATTGAAGGATGGATTATTCTGGTTACTGGAGTTCATGAAGAGGCTCAAGAGGATGATCTACAAAATGCATTTGGTGATTTTGGAGAGATAAAGAATTTACACTTGAATCTTGATCGTCGTACGGGTTTTGTCAAG GGCTATGCTCTAATTGAATTTGAGAAGTTTGAGGAGGCACAGAGGGCCATTAGCGAGATGGATGGAGCTGAACTCCTAACCCAGATCATGAATGTTGACTGGGCATTCAGCAAAGGCCCATTCAGAAGAAGGAACATAAGGAGGAG ATCACCTCGGGGCCATCGGTCCAGAAGTCCAAGGAGGAGATTCTGA
- the LOC125215959 gene encoding putative late blight resistance protein homolog R1B-23, with protein sequence MEDVGVFASCPRQPNKLHFFTETENWELLRWEALLKLDCPPELEIVGQLIARDCEGLPLAIVVIEGILAAKFSAKDSTEVRKAWEKVSMRVNTYLSENDSANRMKKFISLSYDR encoded by the coding sequence ATGGAGGATGTTGGCGTGTTTGCTAGTTGTCCCAGACAGCCCAACAAGTTGCATTTCTTTACTGAAACTGAGAATTGGGAGCTGCTCCGCTGGGAGGCTCTCCTCAAGCTGGATTGTCCTCCCGAATTGGAAATTGTTGGTCAACTGATTGCAAGAGATTGTGAGGGACTTCCTCTTGCAATAGTCGTCATTGAAGGCATCCTTGCTGCAAAATTCTCAGCCAAGGACTCAACTGAAGTGAGAAAAGCATGGGAAAAGGTATCCATGAGGGTGAATACATATCTTAGTGAGAATGATTCTGCAAATCGCATGAAGAAGTTTATATCTCTAAGTTATGATAGATAA
- the LOC125215952 gene encoding uncharacterized protein LOC125215952 — MATSFLPLLLILSFLTATSSARPCKTLFYFSATTTTTYYPSNSLNPNPNHPNSAQIANSQYITLIFTTASPRFRTRHFNRFNELSRSLRSESPVELHSSVSSSVRDRTMDILSVVWALLFGVGCGAVTAAVMFSLWSLFNPHHVDFDESSSSDDDDDYDDVAKIGYVAIPAQGKLIDDDLAKEVV, encoded by the coding sequence ATGGCGACCTCATTTCTCCCGCTCCTCCTCATCCTCTCCTTCCTGACGGCCACCTCCTCCGCCCGCCCCTGCAAAACCCTCTTCTATTTCTCCGCCACTACCACAACCACCTATTACCCCTCCAATTCCCTAAATCCAAACCCTAACCACCCCAATTCCGCCCAAATCGCTAATTCCCAATACATAACCCTAATCTTCACCACCGCCTCTCCCCGCTTCCGAACCCGTCACTTCAACCGATTCAATGAACTCTCCAGATCATTGCGGTCCGAATCCCCCGTCGAGCTACACTCCTCCGTCTCCAGCTCCGTCCGCGATCGCACCATGGACATCCTGAGCGTCGTCTGGGCGCTGCTCTTCGGCGTCGGTTGCGGAGCCGTCACCGCCGCCGTCATGTTCTCACTGTGGAGCCTCTTCAATCCCCACCACGTTGACTTCGACGAGTCCTCGTCCTCCGACGATGATGACGACTACGATGACGTCGCCAAGATCGGTTACGTTGCAATTCCGGCGCAGGGTAAATTGATTGATGATGATCTGGCGAAGGAGGTTGTTTGA
- the LOC125213482 gene encoding uncharacterized protein LOC125213482, with translation MLSTLLLYAILSSSCHAAVATCDSCSHIHQYIAQPDQIFEQKSTRFWHFNEQSASWGELRLPYDLVSCIDGDCRVVASIQEAGDGSQMTPLRHQSLPLRRRVSLTRMSEASVWVTGESGSIYERFWNGLRWVIAPHDLPVPAVSVFLVNQSILALSETGSLYQMQLSDDVQPFWVEFDHSVHGGVASGVVTDDKERMYLCTRSGLLLELVGVDPPRWESHGRPPGANVSAVSDGARVRPGLLLIVSAAGDLYEYDSVSKPTWRKHVHRQGTHTSLVSSSPACVVPGLVGAYSVSLFLLSKKEGLIERRLHRRKWKWVVHGNPKGHLLTSITCTTQDDSNPLLLLTTADGFVFQYQIHKNEENEEKWINHKHPPNARVARGISGVELQAGRTIFPLDDGRLAELHLSGFGGEDLGPNAQMSSRKKSLVKYVWSLLDAPESEGWNGEYCIEQRGPTNCITGTKEETSESSISRWRKDYRTQESYLTPDGDASDEDYGVVSERLDKKLFRLRLMQGGKSFFLITESYMTFEYLDTESGWFWLRHEYVTGIHSAVGNYNGSLFVVDGQGSLLIRERSSSDLAWINCTAMRKGRQVVGGPPWDGIPGQPIRAKIEDAIFFVSTTGRLLQFTVALRKFKWRDCKNPPGVKIANIVDQEGFRENVVFVVGRNGRLYQYNKVTQVWHQHYQSQHLVLSTSPGTATRPSAGSLRGSLFMLSEGGGLVEYQWSPTDGWNWIEHGTPHTSVTLIGAPGPCFGGTQLFLIGSNGNVYLRYFNQQEWKWRHCGFPFLPNKGDQSKGEGEVVECVENDFADSFHKNEDKLHGLDKFCDPRVSSTRPIPFSEDSVIFELQDGQLGEMRQTDNKNWIWSRTIGTPTSLCMANFWSSWAT, from the exons ATGTTGTCCACACTCCTCCTCTACGCAATCCTATCCTCATCATGCCACGCCGCCGTCGCCACCTGCGATTCTTGCAGCCATATTCACCAATACATAGCACAGCCAGACCAAATCTTCGAGCAGAAGAGCACCAGATTCTGGCACTTCAACGAGCAGTCCGCCTCTTGGGGGGAGCTGCGGCTCCCCTACGACCTGGTTTCTTGCATCGACGGCGACTGCAGAGTCGTCGCATCGATCCAAGAAGCCGGTGATGGGAGCCAGATGACTCCTCTGCGGCATCAGTCTCTCCCTCTGAGGAGGAGAGTCTCGTTGACTAGGATGTCCGAGGCGTCTGTGTGGGTGACCGGAGAGAGCGGCTCGATATACGAGAGGTTTTGGAACGGCCTCCGTTGGGTGATCGCGCCGCATGACCTGCCCGTCCCCGCGGTTTCTGTGTTTTTGGTTAACCAGAGTATCCTTGCCCTGTCTGAGACTGGCTCCTTGTATCAA ATGCAGCTGAGTGATGACGTACAACCATTCTGGGTGGAGTTTGATCACTCCGTGCACGGTGGGGTTGCCTCGGGGGTGGTTACAGATGACAAAGA GAGGATGTACTTGTGCACGAGAAGCGGACTGCTTCTCGAGCTTGTTGGGGTTGATCCCCCGAG GTGGGAGAGCCACGGGCGGCCTCCAGGGGCAAATGTGTCAGCAGTGAGCGATGGCGCTAGGGTTAGACCCGGGCTTCTCCTCATTGTGAGTGCTGCAGGGGATCTGTACGAGTACGATAGTGTATCAAAGCCTACGTGGAGGAAGCACGTGCACAGGCAGGGTACTCATACTTCCTTGGTGTCGTCGTCCCCTGCCTGTGTTGTGCCTGGACTAGTTGGAGCCTACTCTGTGTCTCTCTTCTTGTTGAGTAAG AAGGAGGGGTTGATCGAGCGGAGGCTGCACCGGAGGAAGTGGAAATGGGTGGTTCATGGCAATCCCAAAGGCCATCTACTGACCTCCATCACCTGCACCACTCAAGATGACTCGAACCCGTTGCTGCTTCTCACAACTGCAGACGGCTTCGTGTTCCAATATCAAATCCACAAGAACGAAG aaaatgaagagaaatgGATAAACCATAAGCATCCCCCTAATGCAAGAGTTGCCAGAGGCATCTCAGGGGTGGAGCTCCAAGCCGGGAGGACGATCTTCCCGTTGGATGATGGAAGGCTTGCAGAGCTCCATCTCTCTGGCTTCGGAGGCGAGGATTTAGGCCCCAACGCTCAAATGAGTAGCCGGAAAAAATCCCTAGTCAAGTATGTATGGTCACTGCTTGATGCCCCTGAGAGTGAAGGATGGAACGGGGAATACTGCATTGAACAGCGCGGACCCACCAACTGCATCACAGGCACCAAGGAGGAGACGAGCGAGTCATCGATCTCACGGTGGCGAAAGGACTATAGGACACAAGAGAGTTACCTAACACCAGATGGTGATGCATCAGACGAAGACTATGGTGTCGTTAGTGAGAGATTGGACAAGAAGTTGTTTCGTCTCCGGTTAATGCAGGGAGGGAAGTCATTTTTCCTGATAACAGAGAGTTACATGACATTTGAGTATCTGGACACTGAGAGTGGCTGGTTCTGGTTGAGGCATGAGTACGTGACTGGGATCCACAGTGCGGTTGGGAACTACAACGGGAGCTTGTTTGTGGTGGATGGGCAGGGGAGCTTGCTGATTAGAGAGAGAAGCAGCAGTGATTTAGCTTGGATCAACTGCACTGCCATGAGGAAAGGTAGGCAGGTGGTTGGTGGCCCACCGTGGGATGGGATCCCCGGCCAGCCAATTAGGGCTAAAATCGAAGATGCAATCTTCTTTGTCAGCACGACCGGGAGGCTCTTGCAGTTCACT GTAGCACTGAGAAAGTTCAAATGGAGAGACTGTAAGAATCCACCGGGCGTCAAGATTGCGAACATAGTCGATCAAGAGGGGTTCAGGGAGAACGTGGTGTTCGTCGTGGGGAGGAACGGGCGgctatatcaatacaacaaaGTCACACAAGTGTGGCACCAGCACTACCAGTCACAGCACTTGGTTCTGTCAACATCACCGGGAACTGCAACGAGGCCCTCAGCAGGGTCACTGAGGGGGTCGCTCTTCATGTTGTCGGAGGGTGGTGGGCTTGTCGAGTATCAGTGGAGTCCCACGGACGGATGGAACTGGATTGAGCATGGGACTCCACATACTAGTGTCACACTCATTGGGGCACCCGGGCCTTGCTTCGGTGGGACTCAGCTTTTCTTGATAGGATCAAATGGGAATGTGTATCTGAGGTATTTCAACCAGCAAGAGTGGAAATGGAGGCACTGTGGTTTCCCTTTTCTGCCAAACAAAGGCGATCAAAGCAAAGGGGAAGGTGAAGTTGTTGAATGTGTGGAAAATGATTTTGCAGATAGCTTTCACAAGAATGAAGATAAATTACATGGCCTGGACAAATTTTGTGACCCTAGG GTATCATCGACAAGACCAATTCCATTTTCTGAAGATTCAGTCATTTTCGAGTTGCAGGATGGCCAA TTGGGAGAAATGAGACAGACAGATAACAAAAACTGGATTTGGTCACGTACAATAGGAACTCCAACAAGCTTATGCATGGCCAATTTCTGGAGTTCGTGGGCTACATAA
- the LOC125214376 gene encoding sulfite reductase 1 [ferredoxin], chloroplastic-like translates to MTTSFTGAAAAVAKDSSIPTVPSSFSGLKSASTSLLLCKRPQLFRSSAAAQHPSLIRAVSTPVKPDAPVEQKRSKVEIIKEHSNFIRYPLNEELLTDAPNINESAIQLIKFHGSYQQYNRDERGGRSYSFMLRTKNPCGKVSNELYLAMDDLADQFGIGTLRLTTRQTFQLHGVLKKDLKTVMSTIIKSMGSTLGACGDLNRNVLAPAAPIHRKDYLFAQETAENIAALLTPQSGFYYDMWVDGEKVMSAEPPEVVKARNDNSHGTNFTDSPEPIYGTQFLPRKFKIAVTIPGDNSVDLFTNDIGVVVVSDANGEPQGFNIYVGGGMGRTHRMENTFPRLAEPLGYVPKEDILYAVKAIVVTQRENGRRDDRRYSRMKYLISSWGIEKFRTVVEGYYGKKFQPCHELPKWEFESYLGWHEQGDGGLFCGLHVDSGRIKGAMKTTLREVIEKYNLNVRITPNQNIILCDIRQAWKRPITTVLAQGGLLQPRYVDPLNVTAMACPAMPLCPLAIAEAERGIPDILKRVRAVFEKVGLKYKESVVIRITGCPNGCARPYMAELGLVGDGPNSYQFWLGGTPNQTTLATVFKEKVKIHDLEKVLEPLFYHWKRKRLAKESFGEFTNRMGKEKMLELVDKWEGIPQGPSQYNLKLFADKETYEKVDAIAKLQDKSAQQLAMEIIRNFVASNQNGKIE, encoded by the exons ATGACGACGTCGTTTACGGGTGCCGCTGCTGCCGTAGCCAAGGATTCCTCGATCCCGACTGTTCCGTCGAGCTTCAGTGGCTTGAAGAGCGCTTCCACCTCTCTTCTGCTCTGTAAACGCCCGCAGCTTTTCCgttcctccgccgccgctcaGCATCCCTCCTTAATCAGAGCTGTCTCCAcg CCTGTAAAGCCAGATGCTCCTGTTGAGCAGAAACGCAGTAAGGTCGAAATAATCAAAGAGCACAGTAACTTTATAAGATATCCTCTCAATGAGGAGTTGTTAACTGATGCCCCCAACATTAATGAGTCTGCCATACAATTGATCAAGTTCCATGGTAGCTATCAGCAGTACAATAGAGATGAACGTGGTGGGAGGTCTTACTCCTTTATGCTTCGTACTAAGAACCCTTGTGGAAAGGTTTCAAACGAACTTTACCTGGCCATGGATGATCTAGCCGATCAGTTTGGGATTGGAACACTTCGTTTGACCACTAGGCAAACCTTTCAACTTCATGGTGTTTTGAAGAAAGACCTGAAGACAGTAATGAGTACGATCATTAAAAGCATGGGTTCTACACTTGGTGCATGTGGTGATCTGAACCGAAACGTTCTTGCTCCAGCAGCCCCAATCCACCGAAAAGATTATTTGTTTGCCCAGGAAACTGCAGAAAATATTGCTGCACTCTTAACTCCTCAATCAGGTTTCTACTATGATATGTGGGTGGACGGAGAAAAAGTTATGTCTGCAGAGCCTCCTGAAGTAGTGAAAGCTCGAAATGATAATTCCCATGGTACAAATTTTACTGATTCACCTGAGCCCATCTATGGAACTCAATTCCTACCGAGGAAGTTCAAAATAGCAGTAACTATACCAGGAGACAATTCTGTTGATCTATTTACAAATGATATTGGTGTGGTAGTTGTGTCTGATGCTAATGGTGAACCCCAGGGCTTTAACATATAT GTTGGTGGTGGTATGGGGAGAACCCATAGAATGGAGAACACCTTCCCTAGGCTTGCAGAACCATTGGGTTATGTGCCAAAGGAGGATATATTATATGCTGTAAAGGCTATTGTGGTCACTCAAagagaaaatggaagaagagatGATCGTAGATATAGCAGAATGAAATATCTAATTAGCTCGTGGGGAATTGAGAAGTTCAGGACTGTTGTTGAGGGGTACTATGGAAAGAAGTTTCAACCTTGCCATGAGTTGCCTAAGTGGGAATTCGAAAGCTACTTGGGTTGGCATGAGCAG GGAGATGGTGGATTATTTTGCGGCCTCCATGTTGATAGTGGTCGAATCAAAGGGGCAATGAAGACGACACTACGAGAAGTAATTGAGAAGTATAATTTGAATGTCCGCATCACCCCAAATCAGAACATCATTTTGTGCGACATTCGTCAAGCATGGAAGCGCCCAATCACTACTGTTCTAGCTCAGGGTGGTTTACTG CAACCAAGGTATGTGGATCCTCTCAATGTGACAGCAATGGCATGCCCAGCTATGCCACTTTGTCCTTTGGCAATCGCAGAAGCTGAGCGTGGAATACCCGACATCCTTAAGCGAGTTCGAGCTGTGTTTGAGAAG GTTGGCCTGAAGTATAAGGAGTCTGTGGTTATAAGGATAACTGGCTGCCCCAATGGTTGTGCAAGACCTTACATGGCTGAACTAGGCTTGGTTGGTGATGGTCCAAATAGTTATCAG TTTTGGCTTGGAGGGACACCCAACCAAACCACACTTGCCACAGTGTTCAAGGAGAAGGTTAAGATCCATGATCTTGAGAAAGTTCTAGAACCCTTGTTTTATCACTGGAAGCGAAAGCGGCTTGCCAAAGAATCATTTGGAGAATTCACAAACCGCATG GGCAAAGAGAAGATGCTGGAGCTGGTGGACAAATGGGAAGGAATACCACAAGGGCCATCGCAGTATAACTTGAAGCTTTTCGCTGACAAGGAGACGTATGAAAAAGTGGATGCGATAGCGAAACTTCAAGACAAGAGTGCTCAGCAGTTGGCGATGGAGATAATCCGCAACTTTGTGGCCTCGAACCAAAACGGTAAGATCGAGTGA
- the LOC125212421 gene encoding glucan endo-1,3-beta-glucosidase-like, with product MSRIFICLFVLIGAMSSVMCQLLGHVGVCNGRLGNNLPSERDVVELYKANGIKRMRIYDPNANTLAALNGSDIELILDVPNVDLHSLEFDATQWVENHVLPYFPGTKIRYIAVGNEIDPAKNETKPFVPQLLRAMENIHKALTKFQLQNQIKVSTATYSAVLKDTFPPSRSAFNDSGFMPPVVNFLASIGSPLLVNIYPYFAYIGDPINVKPEFALFTSQQVVRDNGLEYRNLFDLMVDGVYYAMEKAGGKGVGVVVSESGWPSGGGGSVETLGNAETYYQNLIRHVVGGTPKKKGALETYLFALFDENQKPGKTTEQHFGLFYPNKTPKYNKLGLRSG from the exons ATGTCTCGAATATTTATTTGCTTGTTCGTCTTGATTGGAGCTATGTCTTCAGTGATGTGTCAGCTCCTAG GTCACGTCGGAGTATGCAACGGGCGACTCGGCAACAACCTGCCCTCTGAGCGAGACGTGGTGGAGCTCTACAAGGCCAACGGAATCAAGAGAATGCGAATCTACGACCCCAACGCGAACACCCTTGCCGCCCTAAACGGGTCCGACATCGAGCTCATCCTTGACGTCCCTAACGTCGACCTCCACTCCCTGGAATTCGACGCCACCCAATGGGTCGAAAACCACGTCCTCCCATACTTTCCGGGCACCAAAATCCGGTACATCGCGGTGGGCAACGAAATCGACCCCGCCAAAAACGAAACCAAACCATTCGTCCCTCAACTCCTCCGCGCCATGGAAAACATCCACAAAGCCCtcacaaaattccaactacaaaaCCAAATCAAGGTCTCCACGGCGACATATTCCGCCGTGTTGAAGGACACCTTCCCGCCGTCGCGCTCCGCCTTCAACGACAGTGGTTTCATGCCTCCGGTGGTGAACTTCCTGGCGTCGATCGGATCTCCGCTTCTAGTGAATATATACCCTTACTTTGCCTACATCGGAGACCCCATCAATGTGAAGCCCGAATTTGCTTTGTTTACTTCTCAACAAGTTGTGCGTGATAATGGGTTGGAGTATCGGAACCTCTTCGACTTGATGGTTGACGGCGTTTACTACGCGATGGAGAAGGCCGGGGGCAAAGGCGTCGGGGTGGTGGTGTCGGAGAGTGGGTGGCCGTCGGGTGGCGGAGGAAGCGTGGAGACGTTGGGGAATGCGGAGACGTACTACCAGAATTTGATCAGACACGTCGTCGGCGGGACGCCGAAGAAGAAGGGGGCGTTGGAGACCTACTTGTTTGCCCTGTTTGATGAGAATCAGAAGCCGGGCAAAACGACTGAGCAGCATTTTGGCCTCTTTTATCCTAATAAGACTCCTAAATATAATAAGCTCGGATTAAGGAGCGGCTAA
- the LOC125210751 gene encoding protein RETICULATA-RELATED 4, chloroplastic-like: MPISTTLTLTPPLPRLLSLHHPTPFLSPPSLSLTPQTPILLSLSLTHRPLSTSAAAANTEITSKFSGGGGHGNNNNNNGGGGGDGGGNEGGDDRNKRSNKEEALMALAEAGRSLESLPKDLKAAVEEGRIPASILLRYFDLEKSSFLSWLMRFGGFKERLLADDLFLAKLAMECGVGVFTKTAAEYERRRENFFNEIEIVVADVMMAIIADFMLVYLPAPTVSLRPPVSLNAGRLAKFLHGCPDNAFQLALPGGSFSLLQRVGAIARNGVKLFAVGTTSSLVGTVVTNAFINARKAVDQSAGDELENVPILSTSVAYGVYMAVSSNLRYQVLAGVVEQRVLEPLLHQHKLLLSALCFAVRTGNTYLGSLLWVDYARLIGIQKAQDLE, encoded by the exons ATGCCAATCTCCACCACTCTCACCCTCACCCCACCCCTCCCGCGCCTCCTCTCTCTCCACCACCCCACCCCTTTTCTCTCCCCTCCATCTCTCTCCCTCACTCCCCAAACCCCCATCCTCCTCTCCCTATCCCTAACCCACCGCCCCTTATCCACCAgtgccgccgccgccaacaCCGAAATCACCTCCAAATTCTCCGGCGGCGGAGGCCAcggcaacaacaacaacaacaacggcggaggaggcggcgacggcggcggaAATGAAGGGGGCGACGATAGGAACAAGAGGAGCAACAAAGAGGAAGCCCTAATGGCGCTGGCGGAGGCCGGGAGGAGTTTGGAGAGCTTGCCCAAGGATTTGAAAGCCGCCGTGGAAGAAGGCAGGATTCCGGCGTCGATTTTGCTGAGGTATTTCGATCTCGAAAAGTCTAGCTTCCTTTCTTGGCTTATGAGGTTCGGAGGGTTTAAGGAGAGGTTGTTGGCTGACGATCTCTTCTTGGCTAAACTCGCCATGGAATGCGGCGTTGGAGTTTTCACCAAG ACTGCTGCGGAATACGAGCGTCgcagagagaactttttcaaTGAGATAGAGATTGTTGTTGCTGATGTG ATGATGGCAATAATAGCTGATTTTATGCTCGTCTACCTTCCGGCTCCTACTGTTTCTCTTCGACCTCCTGTTTCGCTCAATGCTGGTCGCCTTGCTAAGTTCCTTCATGGTTGTCCAGACAATGCCTTTCAG CTTGCTTTACCGGGAGGCTCATTTTCATTGCTGCAAAGAGTAGGTGCAATAGCG CGTAATGGAGTGAAGCTGTTTGCTGTGGGCACCACTTCATCTCTG GTTGGTACGGTTGTGACTAATGCGTTCATAAACGCCCGTAAGGCTGTTGATCAGTCTGCCGGAGATGAGCTGGAAAATGTTCCCATACTATCAACTAGCGTCGCCTATGGTGTCTATATGGCTGTATCTAGCAATCTCCG ATATCAAGTTTTGGCGGGTGTAGTCGAACAACGGGTACTGGAGCCCTTGCTTCATCAACACAAGTTATTACTCAGTGCCCTTTGCTTTGCTGTGAGAACTGGAAACACGTATCTGGGCTCATTACT GTGGGTCGATTATGCTCGTCTTATAGGCATCCAAAAGGCTCAAGATTTAGAATGA
- the LOC125210642 gene encoding phenylacetaldehyde reductase-like, with protein MSSVAVTGASGYVATWLVKFLLQKGYTVKASVRNPNNAKKTEHLLALDGAKERLHLVKADLLEEGSFDSVVDGCEGVFHTASPFFNDVTDPQAELIEPAVKGTLNVLGSCAKASSVKRVVLTSSIAAVAYNGKPLIPEAVVDETWWSSPEYCEQLQLWYVLSKTLAEDAAWKFVKEKGIEMVAINPGMVIGPLLQPTLNESSSNILNLINGTETYPNSTYAWVNVKDVAHAHILAFENPSASGRYCLVENVAHFSEIVKILRQLYPTYKLPEKCADDKPFAPTFQVNNEKAKSLGVEFTPFKEGIKETVESLKEKNLFKPPV; from the exons ATGAGCAGCGTTGCAGTAACCGGAGCATCGGGCTACGTCGCCACATGGCTCGTCAAATTCCTGCTCCAGAAAGGCTATACCGTCAAGGCATCCGTTCGTAACCCCA ATAATGCAAAGAAGACTGAGCACTTGCTTGCACTTGATGGAGCCAAGGAGAGACTTCACTTGGTGAAAGCAGATCTACTGGAAGAAGGCTCCTTTGACTCTGTAGTTGATGGCTGTGAAGGTGTTTTCCATACTGCATCTCCTTTCTTCAATGACGTCACCGATCCACAG GCAGAATTGATTGAACCTGCAGTGAAGGGAACACTGAATGTTCTTGGGTCATGTGCCAAAGCGTCGTCTGTGAAAAGGGTTGTTTTGACATCGTCTATAGCTGCAGTTGCATACAATGGGAAGCCTCTCATACCTGAAGCCGTAGTTGATGAGACGTGGTGGTCTTCACCAGAGTATTGTGAACAGCTGCAG CTGTGGTATGTTCTTTCAAAGACACTGGCTGAGGATGCTGCTTGGAAGTTCGTCAAAGAGAAAGGTATTGAAATGGTTGCCATAAACCCGGGAATGGTGATTGGTCCGTTATTGCAGCCAACACTAAACGAAAGCTCTTCAAATATATTGAACTTGATAAATG GTACAGAAACATACCCAAATTCTACTTATGCATGGGTAAATGTCAAAGATGTTGCTCATGCACATATTTTGGCGTTTGAGAATCCTTCAGCAAGTGGAAGATATTGTTTAGTGGAGAATGTTGCACACTTCTCAGAAATCGTCAAAATACTACGCCAACTCTACCCTACTTATAAACTTCCTGAAAA GTGTGCGGATGACAAGCCGTTTGCACCGACGTTCCAGGTCAACAATGAAAAAGCGAAATCTTTAGGCGTCGAGTTCACTCCGTTCAAAGAAGGAATCAAAGAAACCGTTGAAAgcttgaaggagaaaaatctGTTTAAACCTCCTGTCTAA